One window of the Salvelinus fontinalis isolate EN_2023a chromosome 2, ASM2944872v1, whole genome shotgun sequence genome contains the following:
- the LOC129831172 gene encoding charged multivesicular body protein 6-like, whose amino-acid sequence MGNVFGRKSRPSRVTEQDRAILQLKQQRDKLKHYQKRVTLQLEKERSLAKQLLKDGKKEKALVLLKKKRYQDQLLDKTEKQISNLERMVQDIEFVQIEMKVIEGLKVGNDCLKSMHEAMSLEDVERIMDETQDAIEYQRQIDEMLSGSLTQEDEDAVLSELEAITQGEDVDLPEVPTEPLPEVPEPAETEPERRPARNKENREMLAA is encoded by the exons ATGGGAAACGTTTTCGGGAGAAAGAGTCGCCCTTCTCGAGTTACAGAACAAGACCGAGCGATTCTG CAACTGAAACAGCAGAGAGATAAACTTAAGCATTACCAGAAGAGAGTCACCCTGcagctggagaaggagaggagtctgGCCAAGCAGCTGCTGAAGGATGGAAAGAAAGA GAAGGCACTGGTTCTTCTCAAGAAGAAGCGTTATCAGGATCAACTGCTAGACAAGACTGAGAAGCAGATATCAAACCTGGAACGCATG GTTCAAGACATTGAGTTTGTCCAGATCGAGATGAAAGTCATTGAGGGGCTGAAGGTTGGAAATGACTGTCTGAAGAGTATGCATGAG GCCATGTCACTAGAGGACGTGGAGAGGATCATGGATGAGACCCAGGATGCTATAGAATACCAGAGG CAAATAGATGAGATGCTGTCAGGCTCCCTGACTCAGGAGGATGAGGATGCTGTGCTATCTGAGCTGGAGGCTATCACTCAG GGTGAAGATGTAGACCTACCAGAGGTCCCCACTGAGCCTCTACCAGAGGTCCCAGAACCAGCTGAGACAGAGCCAG AGAGAAGACCAGCAAGGAACAAGGAGAACAGAGAGATGCTGGCAGCGTAG